A genomic region of Azoarcus sp. KH32C contains the following coding sequences:
- a CDS encoding glutamate synthase-related protein, with product MDLPQKQGLYDPSNEHDACGVGFVAHIKGVKSHDIISQGLEILKNLDHRGAVGADELQGDGAGLLMQIPDALYREELVKQGINLPPAGEYGVGMVFLPKEHASRLACEEEIGRAVRAEGQVVLGWRDVPVSREMPMSPAVRATEPVIRQVFIGRGPGIMVTDALERKLYIIRRRAANAINALHLKHGREFYMASMSARTITYKGLLLAPQVGEYYLDLADPRAVSALALVHQRFSTNTFPKWNLAHPFRYIAHNGEINTLRGNYNWMRAREKGVSSPLLGDDLQKIWPLIYPGQSDSAAFDNALELLVMSGYSLAHAMMMMIPEAWESHTLMDEKRRAFYEYHAAMMEPWDGPAAVAFTDGRQIGATLDRNGLRPARYIVTDDDLVVMASESGVLPIPDSKIVKKWRLQPGKMFMIDMDQGRIIDDRELKESLATAKPYREWIRRINIKFDELSAPVDADYVEPSSSLLDRQQAFGYTQEDIKFILEPMGKAGEEATGSMGNDSPLAVLSGKEKPLYNYFRQLFAQVTNPPIDPIREQLVMSLVSFIGPRPNLLEINEINPPYRLEVTQPVLDFADMAKIRNIARYADSRFRSAELDACYPVSWGKEGVEARLATLCAEAEDAVLQGYNILIVSDRKVDADNVAIPALLATSAVHQHLVSKGLRTRAGLVVETGTAREVHHFAVLAGYGAEAVHPYLAMETLHELSGGGEAGEKAVKHFVKAIGKGLMKVMSKMGISTYMSYMGAQIFEAVGLKQALCDKYFTGTTSQVEGLSVFDVMEEAIRLHRKAFSNDPVLVDMLDAGGEYAYRVRGDEHMWTPDAIAKLQHATRSGKADTYKEYAKLINDQTKRHMTLRGLFEIKLAGPPVPLDEVEPAKEIVKRFATGAMSLGSISTEAHTTLAVAMNRIGGKSNTGEGGEDPMRFKPITQAIRLSQIVGENRIARDLDLKAGDSLRSAIKQVASGRFGVTTEYLVNADQIQIKMAQGAKPGEGGQLPGHKVSEYIGFLRHSVPGVGLISPPPHHDIYSIEDLAQLIHDLKNANPVASISVKLVSEIGVGTVAAGVAKAKADHVVIAGHDGGTGASPWSSIKHAGSPWELGLAETQQTLALNNLRGRIRVQVDGQMKTGRDVVIGALLGADEFGFATAPLVVEGCIMMRKCHLNTCPVGVATQDPELRKRFTGQPEHVVNYFFFVAEEVRELMAQMGIRKFEDLIGRPELLDMKKGIEHWKARGLDYSRIFHRPAVAANLPRHHVATQDHGLEKALDNQLIDLAKPALERGEAVRIDLPVRNINRTVGAMLSGAVAGKYGHAGLPDDTIHVTLNGTAGQSFAAFLARGVTMELVGEGNDYVGKGLSGGRVIVRPQAAFRGQTTENIIIGNTVLYGAIEGEAYFAGVAGERFAVRNSGATAVVEGVGDHGCEYMTGGTIVVLGQTGRNFAAGMSGGVAYVFDEDGSFDKRCNMAQVALEPLPDEIEARKGSESGDELEWPERVDINHLEMGDELILKGLIERHLRYTGSTRAREIIENWSTWRTKFVKVMPHEYRRALAELAALKQKQLEAA from the coding sequence ATGGATCTCCCCCAAAAGCAGGGTCTGTACGACCCGTCCAATGAACATGACGCCTGTGGGGTAGGCTTTGTCGCCCACATCAAGGGCGTCAAGAGTCATGACATCATCAGCCAGGGGCTTGAGATTCTGAAGAATCTCGACCACCGGGGCGCGGTCGGTGCCGATGAGCTCCAGGGCGATGGCGCCGGTCTGCTGATGCAGATTCCGGATGCCCTCTATCGCGAGGAGCTGGTCAAGCAGGGCATCAATCTGCCGCCGGCGGGCGAGTACGGGGTCGGCATGGTCTTCCTGCCGAAGGAGCATGCGTCGCGCCTGGCCTGTGAAGAGGAAATCGGCCGCGCGGTGCGCGCCGAGGGCCAAGTCGTGCTGGGATGGCGCGACGTGCCGGTGAGCCGCGAGATGCCGATGTCGCCCGCGGTCCGTGCGACCGAGCCGGTGATCCGCCAGGTCTTCATCGGCCGCGGTCCGGGCATCATGGTGACCGACGCGCTCGAGCGCAAGCTCTACATCATCCGTCGCCGTGCCGCAAACGCGATCAACGCGCTGCACCTGAAGCACGGCCGCGAGTTCTACATGGCGTCGATGTCGGCGCGCACGATCACCTACAAGGGCCTGCTGCTTGCGCCGCAGGTGGGCGAGTACTACCTGGACTTGGCCGACCCGCGGGCCGTCTCCGCGCTGGCCCTCGTGCACCAGCGTTTCTCGACGAACACCTTCCCGAAGTGGAACCTCGCGCATCCGTTCCGCTACATCGCCCACAACGGCGAAATCAACACGCTGCGCGGCAACTACAACTGGATGCGCGCCCGCGAGAAAGGCGTGTCCTCGCCGCTGCTCGGTGACGACCTCCAGAAGATCTGGCCGCTGATCTACCCCGGCCAGTCCGACTCGGCCGCCTTCGACAACGCGCTCGAATTGCTCGTGATGAGCGGCTATTCGCTCGCCCACGCGATGATGATGATGATCCCGGAAGCCTGGGAATCGCACACGCTGATGGACGAGAAGCGCCGCGCCTTCTACGAATACCATGCCGCGATGATGGAACCGTGGGACGGCCCCGCTGCGGTGGCCTTCACCGACGGTCGCCAGATCGGCGCGACGCTCGACCGTAACGGCCTGCGCCCGGCCCGCTACATTGTCACCGACGACGACCTCGTCGTGATGGCGTCTGAATCCGGCGTGCTGCCGATCCCCGACAGCAAGATCGTCAAGAAGTGGCGTCTGCAGCCGGGCAAGATGTTCATGATCGACATGGACCAGGGTCGCATCATCGACGACCGCGAGCTGAAGGAATCGCTCGCGACGGCGAAGCCCTACCGCGAGTGGATCCGCCGCATCAACATCAAGTTCGATGAACTGTCGGCGCCGGTCGATGCCGACTACGTCGAGCCTTCCTCGTCGCTGCTCGACCGTCAGCAGGCCTTCGGCTACACGCAGGAAGACATCAAGTTCATCCTCGAGCCGATGGGCAAGGCCGGCGAGGAAGCGACCGGCTCGATGGGCAACGACTCGCCGCTCGCCGTGCTGTCGGGCAAGGAAAAGCCGCTCTACAACTACTTCCGCCAGCTCTTTGCGCAGGTCACGAACCCGCCGATCGACCCGATCCGCGAACAGCTCGTGATGTCGCTCGTGTCCTTCATCGGGCCGCGTCCGAACCTGCTCGAGATCAACGAGATCAACCCCCCGTACCGCCTGGAAGTGACCCAGCCGGTGCTGGACTTCGCCGACATGGCGAAGATCCGCAACATCGCGCGTTATGCCGACAGCCGCTTCCGCTCGGCCGAACTGGATGCCTGCTACCCGGTGTCCTGGGGCAAGGAAGGCGTCGAGGCACGCCTGGCGACGCTGTGCGCGGAAGCCGAGGACGCGGTGCTGCAGGGCTACAACATCCTGATCGTGTCCGACCGCAAGGTCGATGCCGACAACGTCGCGATCCCGGCACTGCTGGCGACCTCGGCCGTGCATCAGCACTTGGTGTCGAAGGGCTTGCGCACGCGTGCCGGTCTCGTCGTCGAGACGGGTACGGCGCGCGAAGTGCATCACTTCGCGGTGCTCGCCGGCTACGGCGCCGAAGCGGTCCATCCCTACCTCGCGATGGAAACGCTGCATGAGCTCTCCGGTGGCGGCGAAGCCGGCGAGAAGGCCGTCAAGCACTTCGTCAAGGCGATCGGCAAGGGTCTGATGAAGGTCATGTCCAAGATGGGCATCTCGACCTACATGTCCTACATGGGCGCGCAGATCTTCGAAGCGGTCGGCCTCAAGCAGGCGCTGTGCGACAAGTACTTCACCGGCACGACCAGCCAGGTCGAGGGCCTCAGCGTGTTCGACGTGATGGAAGAAGCCATCCGTCTGCACCGCAAGGCTTTCAGCAACGATCCGGTGCTGGTCGACATGCTCGATGCGGGCGGCGAGTACGCCTACCGCGTGCGTGGCGACGAGCACATGTGGACGCCGGACGCGATCGCGAAGCTGCAGCATGCGACGCGTTCGGGCAAGGCCGACACCTACAAGGAATACGCGAAGCTGATCAACGACCAGACCAAGCGCCACATGACGCTGCGCGGTCTGTTCGAGATCAAGCTCGCCGGTCCCCCGGTCCCGCTCGACGAAGTCGAGCCGGCGAAGGAGATCGTGAAGCGTTTTGCAACCGGCGCGATGTCGCTCGGCTCGATTTCGACCGAGGCGCATACGACGCTCGCCGTCGCGATGAACCGCATCGGCGGCAAGTCGAACACCGGCGAAGGCGGCGAGGACCCGATGCGCTTCAAGCCGATCACGCAGGCGATCCGCCTGTCGCAGATCGTCGGCGAGAACCGCATCGCGCGCGACCTCGATCTGAAGGCGGGCGACAGCCTGCGTTCGGCGATCAAGCAGGTGGCGTCGGGCCGCTTCGGCGTCACGACCGAGTACCTGGTCAACGCCGACCAGATCCAGATCAAGATGGCGCAGGGCGCGAAGCCCGGCGAGGGCGGCCAGCTGCCCGGCCACAAGGTGTCGGAATACATCGGCTTCCTGCGTCACTCGGTGCCGGGCGTCGGCCTGATCTCGCCGCCGCCGCACCACGACATCTACTCGATCGAGGACCTGGCGCAGCTGATCCACGACCTCAAGAACGCCAACCCGGTCGCGTCGATCTCGGTCAAGCTGGTGTCGGAAATCGGCGTCGGCACAGTTGCCGCGGGCGTCGCGAAGGCGAAGGCCGATCACGTCGTGATCGCCGGCCACGACGGCGGCACCGGGGCTTCGCCGTGGTCGTCGATCAAGCATGCCGGCAGCCCGTGGGAACTGGGTCTTGCCGAGACACAGCAGACCCTGGCGCTGAATAACCTGCGCGGCCGCATCCGCGTGCAGGTCGACGGCCAGATGAAGACCGGCCGCGACGTCGTGATCGGCGCGCTGCTCGGCGCCGACGAGTTCGGCTTCGCGACCGCTCCGCTGGTCGTCGAAGGCTGCATCATGATGCGCAAGTGCCACCTCAACACCTGCCCGGTCGGGGTCGCGACCCAGGATCCTGAGCTGCGCAAGCGCTTCACCGGCCAGCCCGAGCACGTCGTGAATTATTTCTTCTTCGTTGCCGAGGAAGTGCGCGAGCTGATGGCGCAGATGGGTATCCGCAAGTTCGAGGACCTGATCGGTCGTCCGGAACTGCTCGACATGAAGAAGGGCATCGAGCATTGGAAGGCGCGCGGTCTCGACTACAGCCGCATCTTCCACCGCCCGGCGGTGGCAGCCAACCTCCCGCGCCATCACGTCGCGACGCAGGACCATGGCCTCGAGAAGGCGCTCGACAACCAGCTCATCGACCTGGCGAAGCCGGCGCTGGAGCGCGGCGAGGCGGTCCGTATCGATCTGCCGGTGCGCAACATCAACCGTACCGTCGGCGCGATGCTGTCGGGCGCGGTCGCCGGCAAGTACGGCCATGCCGGCCTGCCGGACGACACGATCCACGTCACACTGAACGGCACGGCCGGCCAGAGCTTCGCGGCCTTCCTGGCGCGCGGCGTGACGATGGAACTCGTCGGCGAAGGCAACGACTACGTCGGCAAGGGCTTGTCGGGCGGCCGCGTGATCGTGCGCCCGCAAGCGGCGTTCCGTGGCCAGACCACCGAAAATATCATCATCGGCAACACCGTGCTGTACGGTGCGATCGAGGGTGAAGCGTACTTCGCCGGCGTCGCAGGCGAGCGCTTCGCGGTGCGTAACTCGGGTGCGACGGCGGTCGTCGAGGGCGTGGGCGACCACGGCTGCGAGTACATGACGGGCGGCACGATCGTCGTGCTGGGCCAGACCGGGCGCAACTTCGCGGCCGGCATGTCGGGCGGCGTGGCCTACGTGTTCGACGAGGACGGCAGCTTCGACAAGCGTTGCAACATGGCGCAGGTCGCGCTGGAGCCCCTGCCCGACGAAATCGAGGCGCGCAAGGGCTCCGAGTCCGGCGACGAGCTGGAGTGGCCGGAGCGTGTCGACATCAACCATCTCGAGATGGGCGACGAGCTCATCCTGAAGGGGCTGATCGAACGTCACCTGCGCTACACGGGCAGCACGCGTGCCCGCGAGATCATCGAGAACTGGAGCACCTGGCGCACGAAGTTCGTCAAGGTGATGCCGCATGAATACCGTCGC
- a CDS encoding deoxyguanosinetriphosphate triphosphohydrolase produces the protein MTTSAAWAVSETNSRGRLHPEPSPGIRTEFQRDRDRIVHSTAFRRLEYKTQVFVNHEGDLFRTRLTHSIEVAQISRGIARALGLNEDLVEAVALAHDLGHTPFGHAGQEALNGCMKVHGGFEHNLQSLRTVDLLEEHYAAFDGLNLCYETREGILKHCSRENAAQLGELGKRFLEGTQPSLEAQLTNLADEIAYNNHDVDDGLRSGFVSLEQLDDVAVFREARQEVEALWPALGGRRLIHETIRRMINEMALDLIATTRANIVAAGIETLADVHRAPRLVAYSEAMQPRLRELKAFLRHNLYQHYQVLRMTDKARRIIDDLFGAFMNDPRLLPPQYQLRAKTDTPRAIADYIAGMTDRYAMREHRRLFAVGEIY, from the coding sequence ATGACTACATCCGCTGCCTGGGCCGTCAGCGAGACCAATTCGCGGGGGAGGCTTCACCCTGAACCGTCTCCCGGGATCAGGACCGAATTCCAGCGCGATCGCGACCGGATCGTCCATTCGACGGCCTTTCGGCGTCTCGAATACAAGACGCAGGTGTTCGTCAATCACGAGGGTGACCTGTTTCGCACGCGCCTGACGCACAGCATCGAAGTCGCGCAGATCTCCCGCGGGATCGCGCGCGCACTTGGCCTGAATGAAGACCTCGTCGAAGCCGTCGCGCTTGCGCATGATCTGGGTCACACGCCTTTCGGACATGCCGGCCAGGAGGCCCTCAACGGTTGCATGAAGGTCCATGGGGGATTCGAGCACAACCTGCAGTCCTTGCGGACGGTCGATCTCCTCGAGGAGCATTACGCCGCCTTCGACGGCCTGAACCTGTGCTACGAGACGCGTGAAGGCATCCTGAAGCACTGTTCCCGCGAGAACGCCGCTCAACTCGGTGAGCTCGGAAAGCGCTTTCTCGAAGGGACGCAGCCGTCGCTGGAGGCCCAGCTGACGAATCTCGCCGATGAGATCGCCTACAACAATCACGATGTGGACGACGGCCTGCGTTCCGGCTTCGTGTCGCTCGAGCAGCTCGACGATGTGGCGGTATTTCGCGAAGCGCGCCAGGAGGTGGAGGCGTTGTGGCCCGCTCTGGGCGGGCGGCGGCTGATCCATGAAACGATCCGGCGCATGATCAACGAGATGGCCCTGGACCTGATCGCGACGACGCGCGCGAACATCGTGGCGGCCGGCATCGAAACGCTGGCGGATGTCCATCGGGCGCCGCGTCTCGTCGCCTATTCCGAAGCGATGCAGCCCCGGCTGCGCGAGCTGAAGGCCTTCCTGCGGCACAACCTCTACCAGCACTATCAGGTGTTGCGAATGACGGACAAGGCGCGCCGGATCATCGACGACCTGTTCGGCGCCTTCATGAACGACCCTCGTCTGCTGCCGCCGCAGTACCAGTTGCGGGCAAAAACCGACACGCCGCGGGCGATCGCCGACTACATTGCGGGGATGACCGACCGCTACGCGATGAGGGAGCATCGGCGTCTCTTCGCGGTCGGTGAAATCTACTGA
- the aroB gene encoding 3-dehydroquinate synthase has product MRTLNVALGSRSYPIHIGQDLFADPSLIQPFLKTRRVAIVTNDVVGPLYLKRLEEALDAADVSTSVAVLPDGEAHKDWQTLNLIFDKLLAERCERSTTLIALGGGVVGDMAGFAAATYQRGMPFIQIPTTLLSQVDSSVGGKTAINHPLGKNMIGAFYQPKLVLADIRTLDTLPDRELRAGLAEVIKYGLIRDPAFFEWLEGNLEKLLERDADALAFAVERSCANKAEVVAADETEQGERALLNLGHTFGHAIETGMGYGNWLHGEAVAAGTMMAAELSRLLGWLSSADIARIEALFGRAGLPVVGAKMPVEQYLDLMAHDKKVEAGKLRLVLLRQIGRAVIHGNSAAPMIASAITARCA; this is encoded by the coding sequence ATGCGAACACTGAATGTCGCCCTCGGTAGCCGGTCCTACCCGATCCACATTGGTCAGGATCTCTTTGCTGACCCGTCGCTGATTCAGCCGTTCCTGAAGACTCGGCGGGTAGCGATCGTCACGAACGACGTGGTCGGTCCGCTCTACCTGAAGCGGTTGGAGGAGGCGCTCGATGCAGCGGACGTAAGCACTTCGGTCGCGGTGCTTCCCGACGGTGAAGCGCACAAGGACTGGCAGACCCTCAATCTGATCTTCGACAAGTTGCTCGCCGAACGCTGTGAGCGTTCGACAACCCTGATCGCATTGGGTGGCGGGGTGGTCGGAGACATGGCAGGGTTTGCCGCGGCGACCTATCAGCGCGGGATGCCGTTCATCCAGATCCCGACGACGCTGTTGTCGCAGGTCGATTCCTCGGTCGGAGGTAAGACTGCGATCAACCATCCGCTCGGCAAGAACATGATCGGCGCCTTCTACCAGCCGAAGCTGGTGCTCGCCGATATCCGGACGCTGGATACCTTGCCGGATCGGGAATTGCGGGCAGGGTTGGCCGAAGTGATCAAGTATGGCCTGATCCGCGATCCGGCGTTTTTCGAGTGGCTCGAAGGAAATCTGGAAAAGCTGCTGGAGCGGGACGCGGACGCGCTTGCTTTCGCCGTCGAGCGCTCGTGTGCGAACAAGGCTGAGGTCGTGGCCGCAGACGAGACCGAGCAGGGCGAGCGCGCTCTGTTGAATCTCGGGCACACCTTCGGTCATGCGATCGAGACCGGCATGGGCTACGGGAACTGGCTGCACGGCGAGGCGGTTGCGGCTGGAACGATGATGGCCGCTGAACTGTCACGTTTGCTGGGCTGGCTGTCCTCCGCCGACATCGCGCGCATCGAGGCTCTGTTTGGTCGTGCGGGACTCCCGGTGGTCGGTGCGAAGATGCCGGTGGAGCAGTACCTCGATCTCATGGCGCATGACAAGAAGGTCGAAGCCGGGAAGTTGAGGCTCGTGCTGTTGAGACAGATCGGACGTGCGGTCATTCATGGCAACTCGGCCGCTCCCATGATCGCCAGTGCGATTACGGCGCGTTGCGCGTGA
- a CDS encoding shikimate kinase, protein MVLVILVGMMGAGKTTVGREYARRHHLRFVDCDHEIEARTGVKVPTIFEIEGEAGFRRRESQLIDELTQESGLVLATGGGAVLNPDNRAMMSERGIVVYLNVPTQILWERTRNDRNRPLLQVANPRERIETLHRERDPLYRAVADVIVDGGRGNPGGMVRLIDKAIETCKKTNANTECRPR, encoded by the coding sequence TTGGTGTTAGTGATTCTGGTTGGCATGATGGGTGCCGGGAAGACCACGGTTGGCCGTGAGTATGCCCGGCGCCATCATTTGCGTTTTGTGGATTGTGACCACGAAATCGAGGCGCGCACGGGAGTCAAGGTCCCGACCATTTTCGAGATCGAGGGTGAGGCCGGGTTTCGTCGGCGTGAAAGCCAGCTGATCGACGAGTTGACCCAGGAGTCGGGGCTCGTTCTCGCCACCGGCGGCGGTGCGGTGTTGAATCCGGATAATCGCGCCATGATGTCCGAGCGCGGCATCGTGGTGTACCTGAACGTGCCGACCCAGATCCTTTGGGAGCGGACGCGGAACGACCGAAATCGTCCCCTGCTGCAGGTCGCGAATCCGCGTGAGCGGATCGAGACGCTCCACCGCGAGCGCGACCCCCTTTATCGGGCTGTTGCCGACGTGATCGTCGACGGGGGGCGCGGCAATCCTGGCGGGATGGTTCGCCTGATCGACAAGGCGATTGAAACTTGCAAGAAGACAAATGCGAACACTGAATGTCGCCCTCGGTAG
- the pilQ gene encoding type IV pilus secretin PilQ, which yields MRSISLIALLSAAMTVMVPASDVLAQSSVVATKEASNRIESLEVSQRGGTVYLKLTLKEPLANPPAGFSVANPARIAFDFPGTANGLGRSQQDIGQGDVRSANIVQAGDRTRLVLNMTRVSPFESRIDGRDVIITLAPAGRDVAETQVSQAMANFAAPKSAAAAGAGSIRDINFRRGKDGEGRVVVQLANPETGIDIRQQGGNLVVEFLKASLPEHLQRRSDVTDFATPVTSFTAQAQGDNVRLVVTPNGKWEHNAYQSDSQFVLEVRRVVEDPNKLVQGARGKFGGEKLSLNFQNIDVRSVLQVIADFTNFNIITSDSVQGNLTLRLKDVPWDQALDIILQSKGLDMRKSGNVIWIAPAEELATREKLQLEAKAQIGDLEPLQTESFQINYHSGKEIFEFLKSKDQTVLSKRGSVVVDERSNRLFVTDVSTRLAAVASLIKEIDIVPRQVMIEARVVEANKDFARDLGVRLGYGASGSIKFGKGGNIGLGSSEFASVSNGQISTDTNTMLNSTVHRIGESATSGTGFLPTQPYGALNLTLFNSRLTRFLNLELAALESDGRGRVVSSPRILTANQVEATIKQGQEIPYVSPSSGTEPPTVKFKDAVLMLKVRPQITPDGRVQLKVEVSKDRADFANKVLGNPPINKKSVTTEVMVENGGTVVIGGVFEEEETNTVDRVPVLGELPLIGALFRSTNTTSSRRELLVFITPKIVSEALTLK from the coding sequence ATGAGAAGCATAAGCTTGATTGCGCTGCTTTCGGCGGCGATGACCGTAATGGTCCCGGCCTCCGACGTGCTGGCGCAAAGCAGCGTTGTTGCAACGAAGGAAGCAAGCAACCGGATCGAGAGCCTCGAAGTGTCCCAGCGAGGGGGTACGGTCTACCTGAAGCTGACGCTCAAGGAGCCTCTTGCAAACCCGCCCGCCGGCTTCAGCGTCGCCAATCCGGCTCGCATTGCCTTTGATTTTCCCGGCACTGCGAACGGTCTCGGTCGTAGCCAGCAGGATATCGGCCAGGGCGATGTGCGCAGCGCGAACATTGTCCAGGCGGGGGATAGAACGCGTCTCGTCCTGAACATGACGCGAGTGTCGCCGTTCGAGTCGCGTATTGATGGTCGGGATGTAATCATCACGCTTGCGCCGGCAGGACGCGATGTTGCTGAGACCCAAGTATCCCAGGCCATGGCCAACTTTGCCGCACCCAAGTCCGCCGCGGCCGCCGGAGCGGGCAGCATTCGCGATATCAACTTCCGCCGCGGCAAGGACGGCGAAGGGCGTGTAGTCGTGCAGCTGGCGAATCCGGAAACGGGGATCGATATTCGGCAGCAAGGTGGGAATCTTGTCGTCGAATTCCTTAAGGCCTCTCTTCCCGAACATCTCCAGCGCCGTTCCGATGTAACGGACTTCGCAACGCCTGTGACTTCGTTTACGGCCCAGGCCCAAGGCGATAACGTGCGACTCGTGGTGACGCCGAACGGGAAGTGGGAGCACAACGCCTACCAAAGCGACTCGCAGTTCGTGCTGGAAGTGCGGCGCGTCGTCGAAGACCCGAACAAGCTCGTCCAGGGGGCGCGAGGCAAGTTCGGCGGAGAAAAGCTCTCGCTGAATTTCCAGAACATCGACGTGCGTTCGGTGCTCCAGGTCATCGCCGACTTCACCAACTTCAACATCATCACGAGCGATTCCGTCCAGGGCAACCTGACTCTGCGTCTGAAGGACGTGCCGTGGGACCAGGCGCTGGACATCATCCTCCAGTCGAAGGGCCTCGACATGCGCAAGTCGGGCAATGTGATCTGGATTGCGCCGGCCGAGGAATTGGCGACACGCGAAAAGCTGCAACTCGAAGCGAAGGCTCAGATCGGTGATCTTGAGCCCCTCCAGACCGAAAGCTTCCAGATCAACTACCACAGCGGGAAGGAAATCTTCGAGTTCCTCAAGAGCAAAGACCAGACGGTTCTGTCGAAGCGGGGCAGTGTCGTTGTGGACGAGCGCTCCAACCGTCTGTTCGTCACCGATGTCTCGACGCGCCTTGCTGCCGTGGCCAGCCTGATCAAGGAAATCGACATCGTGCCGCGTCAGGTGATGATCGAGGCGCGCGTCGTCGAGGCGAACAAGGACTTCGCGCGCGACCTCGGTGTGCGCCTCGGCTATGGAGCATCTGGTTCGATTAAGTTCGGTAAGGGCGGGAACATCGGGCTTGGTTCGAGTGAATTCGCCAGTGTGTCGAACGGACAAATCTCGACCGATACCAACACCATGCTCAATAGCACTGTCCATCGGATCGGCGAGTCGGCAACCAGCGGGACCGGGTTTTTGCCCACGCAACCCTATGGCGCGCTCAACCTCACGCTCTTCAATTCACGGCTGACGCGCTTCCTTAATCTTGAACTTGCAGCGCTTGAGTCGGATGGGCGGGGTCGTGTCGTATCTAGTCCTCGCATTCTCACTGCGAACCAAGTCGAGGCGACGATCAAACAGGGGCAGGAAATTCCGTACGTCTCGCCATCCAGCGGTACCGAGCCTCCGACGGTCAAATTCAAGGACGCAGTATTGATGCTGAAGGTGCGTCCGCAGATCACTCCGGACGGCCGGGTGCAACTGAAGGTGGAAGTGAGCAAAGACCGTGCAGACTTTGCAAACAAGGTGCTCGGCAATCCGCCAATCAACAAGAAGAGTGTGACAACCGAAGTTATGGTCGAAAATGGTGGTACTGTTGTCATCGGCGGTGTCTTCGAGGAAGAAGAGACCAATACTGTGGACCGCGTGCCAGTGCTTGGCGAGTTGCCGCTAATCGGAGCGCTATTCCGTTCGACAAACACAACTTCCTCGCGCCGCGAATTGCTCGTGTTCATCACCCCCAAGATCGTATCGGAGGCGCTGACCCTCAAGTGA
- a CDS encoding pilus assembly protein PilP, translated as MKRLLIIIFALLLGGCSSDQGDIEAWMHEQEKGMAGSVKPLPEMKPYVAAKYDVASGSDPFQASRIEPETKTASRGGPDLDRRREPLEAFPLESLQLVGVMTQNKKVHALVRADKNLYQIRVGNYMGQNFGLVTAISDSEITVKELVEDLNGDWVERNSKLQLQEAKK; from the coding sequence ATGAAGCGCCTTCTAATAATCATTTTTGCCCTCTTGCTTGGGGGCTGTTCAAGCGACCAGGGAGATATCGAGGCCTGGATGCATGAACAGGAAAAGGGGATGGCTGGCTCTGTGAAGCCCTTGCCCGAAATGAAACCATACGTGGCAGCCAAGTACGACGTCGCTTCGGGTTCGGATCCTTTCCAGGCATCCAGAATCGAGCCAGAAACCAAGACTGCCAGTCGAGGCGGTCCCGACCTTGATCGTCGCAGGGAACCGCTGGAGGCGTTTCCGCTCGAGTCCCTGCAATTGGTCGGCGTAATGACCCAGAACAAGAAAGTCCATGCGCTGGTGCGAGCGGACAAGAACCTGTATCAGATTCGCGTTGGAAATTACATGGGGCAAAACTTCGGTCTTGTGACCGCGATTTCGGATTCCGAAATCACCGTCAAGGAACTCGTCGAAGATTTGAACGGCGACTGGGTTGAGCGCAATAGCAAGTTGCAGTTGCAGGAGGCAAAGAAATGA
- a CDS encoding type 4a pilus biogenesis protein PilO — MKLGKSSNIDFAQLAQDFKGLDPNDPGAWPLAPRIAVFIVLLVGVVALAWWFDWRDQAAVLEQRQGEEEQLRQDWLTKKKLAVNLEAYKMQLEEIDRQFGALLKQLPNKAEMDSLLADINQAGLGRGLQFDLFKPGTEGVKDFYAEMPIDVKISGRYADLGTFAEDVAGMPRIVTLSDLAIEGQKDGSLKMDAKAITYRYLDEEELAQKRQQEKAAKAAKGGK; from the coding sequence ATGAAGCTGGGCAAATCAAGCAATATCGATTTTGCGCAGCTCGCGCAGGACTTCAAGGGGCTCGATCCCAACGATCCCGGTGCATGGCCACTTGCGCCACGGATTGCCGTATTTATTGTACTGCTCGTCGGTGTTGTGGCCTTGGCGTGGTGGTTCGACTGGCGCGATCAAGCTGCGGTCCTCGAGCAACGCCAGGGGGAAGAGGAGCAACTGCGTCAGGACTGGCTTACCAAGAAGAAGCTGGCGGTCAATCTTGAAGCCTACAAGATGCAGCTCGAGGAAATCGACCGCCAGTTTGGTGCGCTGCTGAAGCAGTTGCCAAACAAGGCGGAAATGGATTCGCTGCTGGCCGACATCAACCAAGCGGGGCTCGGTCGCGGATTGCAGTTCGATCTCTTCAAGCCGGGGACCGAGGGCGTCAAGGACTTCTACGCGGAGATGCCAATTGACGTCAAGATTTCCGGCCGGTATGCCGATTTGGGGACTTTCGCGGAGGATGTGGCGGGAATGCCCCGGATTGTAACGTTGAGCGACCTGGCCATCGAAGGGCAGAAAGACGGCTCTCTGAAGATGGACGCAAAGGCGATTACATATCGGTATCTCGACGAAGAAGAATTGGCCCAGAAGCGGCAGCAAGAAAAGGCTGCGAAGGCCGCGAAGGGAGGCAAGTGA